A DNA window from Augochlora pura isolate Apur16 chromosome 9, APUR_v2.2.1, whole genome shotgun sequence contains the following coding sequences:
- the LOC144475363 gene encoding coiled-coil-helix-coiled-coil-helix domain-containing protein 2-like codes for MPRRGRASAPPPRTVRPARAAAPAPAPAAHPPAHAPPSTPMVAQPQQPSLMGQMAATAGGVAIGSAVGHTIGHAMTGLFSGGSSEAAVAPAAAATAPVAGQSAPASAPAAGACAWEVKQFLECAQNQSDLSLCEGFNEALRQCKASQNII; via the exons atgcCACGACGTGGACGTGCATCTGCTCCTCCACCAAGGAC GGTTAGGCCTGCTCGTGCAGCAGCGCCAGCGCCAGCTCCAGCAGCACATCCTCCAGCACATGCTCCACCATCAACACCCATGGTGGCTCAGCCTCAACAGCCATCCCTCATGGGACAAATGGCTGCTACAGCCGGAGGTGTGGCCATAGGATCTGCTGTAGGTCACACTATTGGACATGCCATGACTGGACTCTTCAGTGGTGGCTCCAGTGAGGCTGCTGTTGCACCTGctgcagcagcaacagcaccTGTAGCAGGCCAGAGTGCTCCAGCCTCTGCCCCTGCTGCTGGCGCCTGTGCATGGGAAGTTAAGCAGTTCCTAGAGTGTGCTCAAAACCAATCTGACCTTAGCCTATGTGAAGGTTTCAATGAAGCTCTTCGCCAGTGCAAAGCTTCTCAAA acataatttaa
- the Miro gene encoding mitochondrial Rho GTPase isoform X2 — translation MVQRSVAPKRNVRILLIGDRGVGKTSLILSLVSEEYAEDVPCKAEEITIPADVTPEQVPTHIVDYSAEQTEDQLSDEIQKAHVICVVYSVVDEDTLDRTAKYWLPMIRRCSTNNRCPIVLVGNKIDLVDYSTIEAVYPIMKEFTEIESCIECSAKTLQNVSETFYYAQRAVLHPTTPLYNYDSQELTEECKTALQRIFKICDQDNDGLLNDMELNAFQQWCFNTPLQPQVLEDVKAVLSKNIQDGICNGCVTMKGFMYLQCLFIQRGRNETTWAVLRKFGYDNELQMSKDYINPPLKVPSGCTTELSHKGQEFLTLLFMQHDRDHDGALSPPELESLFSRCLTPPWGDEYKHTVPTNEKGWLTFQGYVCQWALLTLTNVRKALEYMAYLGYNMYNNECQTNAVLVTREKKLDLAKKQSSRNVYSCHVIGPKSSGKTTLCRTFIDPKLEKLTDESVPSNAHVTVNTVHVYGQEKTIILRDINIMNVQDALTPAQIQCDVAALVYDASNPKSFEYIARVYIKYFADSKIPVLIIANKSDLSEVKQEYLLQPVSFCKKYKLMPPQPYSISRTVRREIFVKLATMAAFPRFQGAWVLFYRDSPLRRMVHMLLDKSSPTQWWSSFTRHINQFGLMQGDSIVWWKAGLGIAVATVAGFVVMRVLNTEKR, via the exons ATGGTTCAAAGGTCGGTCGCGCCTAAGCGCAATGTTAGGATTTTGTTGATCGGTGACCGCGGGGTCGGCAAGACGTCTCTAATTTTGTCGTTGGTCAGCGAAGAGTATGCCGAAGATGTGCCCTGCAAAGCAGAGGAAATCACGATACCGGCGGACGTTACGCCCGAACAAGTGCCCACGCACATTGTTGATTATTCAG CGGAACAGACGGAGGATCAATTGTCTGATGAAATCCAAAAGGCACATGTAATTTGCGTTGTATATTCTGTAGTGGACGAGGATACATTAGATAGAACTGCTAAATACTGGTTACCAATGATCAGGCGATGTTCAACTAATAATCGTTGTCCGATTGTACTTGTGGGAAACAAAATAGACCTTGTTGATTATTCTACTATTGAG GCTGTATATCCTATAATGAAAGAATTTACTGAGATTGAGAGTTGTATCGAG TGTTCCGCCAAAACTTTGCAAAATGTATcagaaactttttattatgcacAAAGAGCTGTTTTACATCCTACCACACCATTGTACAATTATGATTCTCAAGAG CTCACAGAAGAATGTAAAACTGCTCtccaaagaatttttaag ataTGTGACCAGGATAACGATGGTCTACTAAACGATATGGAGCTTAATGCGTTTCAGCAATGGTGCTTTAACACTCCACTACAACCACAGGTTCTTGAAGATGTAAAAGCtgtattatcaaaaaatattcaggATGGAATTTGTAATGGATGTGTTACAATGAAAG GTTTCATGTACCTCCAGTGTTTGTTCATACAACGCGGACGAAATGAGACTACTTGGGCTGTATTGAGGAAATTCGGTTACGATAATGAGTTGCAAATGTCAAAAGATTATATAAATCCTCC ATTAAAGGTTCCCTCTGGCTGCACAACCGAGTTGTCTCACAAAGGTcaagaatttttaacgttattatttatgcaaCATGATAGAGATCACGACGGTGCTCTCTCACCACCAGAATTGGAATCGTTATTTTCAAGGTGCCTAACTCCACCATGGGGTGACGAGTACAAGCATACCGTGCCAACCAATGAAAAg GGTTGGCTTACGTTTCAAGGATATGTTTGTCAATGGGCGCTATTAACACTTACCAACGTGCGCAAAGCGTTAGAATATATGGCATACCTAGGctacaatatgtataataatgaatgTCAGACTAACGCAGTTTTAGTTACCCGCGAGAAAAAACTGGATTTGGCGAAAAAACAATCAAGCAGGAATGTGTACAGTTGTCACGTCATTGGTCCGAAGAGTAGCGGAAAAACGACATTATGCAGAACGTTTATTGATCCCAAGCTCGAG AAATTAACTGACGAGTCGGTACCATCAAATGCACATGTAACAGTAAATACGGTTCATGTGTACGGTCAGGAGAAGACAATAATATTGCGGgacataaatataatgaacGTTCAGGATGCTTTAACTCCAGCACAAATTCAATGCGACGTTGCAGCTCTCGTCTACGATGCTAGCAAtccaaaatcatttgaatATATCGCGCGAGTTTATATT aaatattttgcagaTAGTAAGATACCTGTTCTTATCATAGCAAATAAGAGCGATCTTTCTGAAGTGAAACAAGAGTACTTGCTGCAACCAGTAAGTTTTTGCAAAAAGTACAAACTGATGCCACCGCAACCCTACAGCATCTCTCGCACCGTACGACGCGAAATATTCGTTAAACTAGCAACAATGGCAGCTTTCCC CCGATTTCAAGGAGCATGGGTATTATTTTACAGAGACAG TCCTTTGAGGCGTATGGTCCACATGTTGCTTGACAAATCCTCACCCACTCAATGGTGGAGTTCTTTTACAAG GCACATAAATCAATTTGGACTCATGCAAGGAGATTCCATTGTCTGGTGGAAAGCTGGTCTTGGAATTGCTGTCGCCACTGTTGCGGGCTTTGTGGTGATGCGTGTTTTGAACACAGAGAAAAGATAG
- the Miro gene encoding mitochondrial Rho GTPase isoform X1 has translation MVQRSVAPKRNVRILLIGDRGVGKTSLILSLVSEEYAEDVPCKAEEITIPADVTPEQVPTHIVDYSAAEQTEDQLSDEIQKAHVICVVYSVVDEDTLDRTAKYWLPMIRRCSTNNRCPIVLVGNKIDLVDYSTIEAVYPIMKEFTEIESCIECSAKTLQNVSETFYYAQRAVLHPTTPLYNYDSQELTEECKTALQRIFKICDQDNDGLLNDMELNAFQQWCFNTPLQPQVLEDVKAVLSKNIQDGICNGCVTMKGFMYLQCLFIQRGRNETTWAVLRKFGYDNELQMSKDYINPPLKVPSGCTTELSHKGQEFLTLLFMQHDRDHDGALSPPELESLFSRCLTPPWGDEYKHTVPTNEKGWLTFQGYVCQWALLTLTNVRKALEYMAYLGYNMYNNECQTNAVLVTREKKLDLAKKQSSRNVYSCHVIGPKSSGKTTLCRTFIDPKLEKLTDESVPSNAHVTVNTVHVYGQEKTIILRDINIMNVQDALTPAQIQCDVAALVYDASNPKSFEYIARVYIKYFADSKIPVLIIANKSDLSEVKQEYLLQPVSFCKKYKLMPPQPYSISRTVRREIFVKLATMAAFPRFQGAWVLFYRDSPLRRMVHMLLDKSSPTQWWSSFTRHINQFGLMQGDSIVWWKAGLGIAVATVAGFVVMRVLNTEKR, from the exons ATGGTTCAAAGGTCGGTCGCGCCTAAGCGCAATGTTAGGATTTTGTTGATCGGTGACCGCGGGGTCGGCAAGACGTCTCTAATTTTGTCGTTGGTCAGCGAAGAGTATGCCGAAGATGTGCCCTGCAAAGCAGAGGAAATCACGATACCGGCGGACGTTACGCCCGAACAAGTGCCCACGCACATTGTTGATTATTCAG CAGCGGAACAGACGGAGGATCAATTGTCTGATGAAATCCAAAAGGCACATGTAATTTGCGTTGTATATTCTGTAGTGGACGAGGATACATTAGATAGAACTGCTAAATACTGGTTACCAATGATCAGGCGATGTTCAACTAATAATCGTTGTCCGATTGTACTTGTGGGAAACAAAATAGACCTTGTTGATTATTCTACTATTGAG GCTGTATATCCTATAATGAAAGAATTTACTGAGATTGAGAGTTGTATCGAG TGTTCCGCCAAAACTTTGCAAAATGTATcagaaactttttattatgcacAAAGAGCTGTTTTACATCCTACCACACCATTGTACAATTATGATTCTCAAGAG CTCACAGAAGAATGTAAAACTGCTCtccaaagaatttttaag ataTGTGACCAGGATAACGATGGTCTACTAAACGATATGGAGCTTAATGCGTTTCAGCAATGGTGCTTTAACACTCCACTACAACCACAGGTTCTTGAAGATGTAAAAGCtgtattatcaaaaaatattcaggATGGAATTTGTAATGGATGTGTTACAATGAAAG GTTTCATGTACCTCCAGTGTTTGTTCATACAACGCGGACGAAATGAGACTACTTGGGCTGTATTGAGGAAATTCGGTTACGATAATGAGTTGCAAATGTCAAAAGATTATATAAATCCTCC ATTAAAGGTTCCCTCTGGCTGCACAACCGAGTTGTCTCACAAAGGTcaagaatttttaacgttattatttatgcaaCATGATAGAGATCACGACGGTGCTCTCTCACCACCAGAATTGGAATCGTTATTTTCAAGGTGCCTAACTCCACCATGGGGTGACGAGTACAAGCATACCGTGCCAACCAATGAAAAg GGTTGGCTTACGTTTCAAGGATATGTTTGTCAATGGGCGCTATTAACACTTACCAACGTGCGCAAAGCGTTAGAATATATGGCATACCTAGGctacaatatgtataataatgaatgTCAGACTAACGCAGTTTTAGTTACCCGCGAGAAAAAACTGGATTTGGCGAAAAAACAATCAAGCAGGAATGTGTACAGTTGTCACGTCATTGGTCCGAAGAGTAGCGGAAAAACGACATTATGCAGAACGTTTATTGATCCCAAGCTCGAG AAATTAACTGACGAGTCGGTACCATCAAATGCACATGTAACAGTAAATACGGTTCATGTGTACGGTCAGGAGAAGACAATAATATTGCGGgacataaatataatgaacGTTCAGGATGCTTTAACTCCAGCACAAATTCAATGCGACGTTGCAGCTCTCGTCTACGATGCTAGCAAtccaaaatcatttgaatATATCGCGCGAGTTTATATT aaatattttgcagaTAGTAAGATACCTGTTCTTATCATAGCAAATAAGAGCGATCTTTCTGAAGTGAAACAAGAGTACTTGCTGCAACCAGTAAGTTTTTGCAAAAAGTACAAACTGATGCCACCGCAACCCTACAGCATCTCTCGCACCGTACGACGCGAAATATTCGTTAAACTAGCAACAATGGCAGCTTTCCC CCGATTTCAAGGAGCATGGGTATTATTTTACAGAGACAG TCCTTTGAGGCGTATGGTCCACATGTTGCTTGACAAATCCTCACCCACTCAATGGTGGAGTTCTTTTACAAG GCACATAAATCAATTTGGACTCATGCAAGGAGATTCCATTGTCTGGTGGAAAGCTGGTCTTGGAATTGCTGTCGCCACTGTTGCGGGCTTTGTGGTGATGCGTGTTTTGAACACAGAGAAAAGATAG
- the Miro gene encoding mitochondrial Rho GTPase isoform X4, which yields MVQRSVAPKRNVRILLIGDRGVGKTSLILSLVSEEYAEDVPCKAEEITIPADVTPEQVPTHIVDYSAAEQTEDQLSDEIQKAHVICVVYSVVDEDTLDRTAKYWLPMIRRCSTNNRCPIVLVGNKIDLVDYSTIEAVYPIMKEFTEIESCIECSAKTLQNVSETFYYAQRAVLHPTTPLYNYDSQELTEECKTALQRIFKICDQDNDGLLNDMELNAFQQWCFNTPLQPQVLEDVKAVLSKNIQDGICNGCVTMKGFMYLQCLFIQRGRNETTWAVLRKFGYDNELQMSKDYINPPLKVPSGCTTELSHKGQEFLTLLFMQHDRDHDGALSPPELESLFSRCLTPPWGDEYKHTVPTNEKGWLTFQGYVCQWALLTLTNVRKALEYMAYLGYNMYNNECQTNAVLVTREKKLDLAKKQSSRNVYSCHVIGPKSSGKTTLCRTFIDPKLEKLTDESVPSNAHVTVNTVHVYGQEKTIILRDINIMNVQDALTPAQIQCDVAALVYDASNPKSFEYIARVYIKYFADSKIPVLIIANKSDLSEVKQEYLLQPVSFCKKYKLMPPQPYSISRTVRREIFVKLATMAAFPHINQFGLMQGDSIVWWKAGLGIAVATVAGFVVMRVLNTEKR from the exons ATGGTTCAAAGGTCGGTCGCGCCTAAGCGCAATGTTAGGATTTTGTTGATCGGTGACCGCGGGGTCGGCAAGACGTCTCTAATTTTGTCGTTGGTCAGCGAAGAGTATGCCGAAGATGTGCCCTGCAAAGCAGAGGAAATCACGATACCGGCGGACGTTACGCCCGAACAAGTGCCCACGCACATTGTTGATTATTCAG CAGCGGAACAGACGGAGGATCAATTGTCTGATGAAATCCAAAAGGCACATGTAATTTGCGTTGTATATTCTGTAGTGGACGAGGATACATTAGATAGAACTGCTAAATACTGGTTACCAATGATCAGGCGATGTTCAACTAATAATCGTTGTCCGATTGTACTTGTGGGAAACAAAATAGACCTTGTTGATTATTCTACTATTGAG GCTGTATATCCTATAATGAAAGAATTTACTGAGATTGAGAGTTGTATCGAG TGTTCCGCCAAAACTTTGCAAAATGTATcagaaactttttattatgcacAAAGAGCTGTTTTACATCCTACCACACCATTGTACAATTATGATTCTCAAGAG CTCACAGAAGAATGTAAAACTGCTCtccaaagaatttttaag ataTGTGACCAGGATAACGATGGTCTACTAAACGATATGGAGCTTAATGCGTTTCAGCAATGGTGCTTTAACACTCCACTACAACCACAGGTTCTTGAAGATGTAAAAGCtgtattatcaaaaaatattcaggATGGAATTTGTAATGGATGTGTTACAATGAAAG GTTTCATGTACCTCCAGTGTTTGTTCATACAACGCGGACGAAATGAGACTACTTGGGCTGTATTGAGGAAATTCGGTTACGATAATGAGTTGCAAATGTCAAAAGATTATATAAATCCTCC ATTAAAGGTTCCCTCTGGCTGCACAACCGAGTTGTCTCACAAAGGTcaagaatttttaacgttattatttatgcaaCATGATAGAGATCACGACGGTGCTCTCTCACCACCAGAATTGGAATCGTTATTTTCAAGGTGCCTAACTCCACCATGGGGTGACGAGTACAAGCATACCGTGCCAACCAATGAAAAg GGTTGGCTTACGTTTCAAGGATATGTTTGTCAATGGGCGCTATTAACACTTACCAACGTGCGCAAAGCGTTAGAATATATGGCATACCTAGGctacaatatgtataataatgaatgTCAGACTAACGCAGTTTTAGTTACCCGCGAGAAAAAACTGGATTTGGCGAAAAAACAATCAAGCAGGAATGTGTACAGTTGTCACGTCATTGGTCCGAAGAGTAGCGGAAAAACGACATTATGCAGAACGTTTATTGATCCCAAGCTCGAG AAATTAACTGACGAGTCGGTACCATCAAATGCACATGTAACAGTAAATACGGTTCATGTGTACGGTCAGGAGAAGACAATAATATTGCGGgacataaatataatgaacGTTCAGGATGCTTTAACTCCAGCACAAATTCAATGCGACGTTGCAGCTCTCGTCTACGATGCTAGCAAtccaaaatcatttgaatATATCGCGCGAGTTTATATT aaatattttgcagaTAGTAAGATACCTGTTCTTATCATAGCAAATAAGAGCGATCTTTCTGAAGTGAAACAAGAGTACTTGCTGCAACCAGTAAGTTTTTGCAAAAAGTACAAACTGATGCCACCGCAACCCTACAGCATCTCTCGCACCGTACGACGCGAAATATTCGTTAAACTAGCAACAATGGCAGCTTTCCC GCACATAAATCAATTTGGACTCATGCAAGGAGATTCCATTGTCTGGTGGAAAGCTGGTCTTGGAATTGCTGTCGCCACTGTTGCGGGCTTTGTGGTGATGCGTGTTTTGAACACAGAGAAAAGATAG
- the Miro gene encoding mitochondrial Rho GTPase isoform X3 → MVQRSVAPKRNVRILLIGDRGVGKTSLILSLVSEEYAEDVPCKAEEITIPADVTPEQVPTHIVDYSAAEQTEDQLSDEIQKAHVICVVYSVVDEDTLDRTAKYWLPMIRRCSTNNRCPIVLVGNKIDLVDYSTIEAVYPIMKEFTEIESCIECSAKTLQNVSETFYYAQRAVLHPTTPLYNYDSQELTEECKTALQRIFKICDQDNDGLLNDMELNAFQQWCFNTPLQPQVLEDVKAVLSKNIQDGICNGCVTMKGFMYLQCLFIQRGRNETTWAVLRKFGYDNELQMSKDYINPPLKVPSGCTTELSHKGQEFLTLLFMQHDRDHDGALSPPELESLFSRCLTPPWGDEYKHTVPTNEKGWLTFQGYVCQWALLTLTNVRKALEYMAYLGYNMYNNECQTNAVLVTREKKLDLAKKQSSRNVYSCHVIGPKSSGKTTLCRTFIDPKLEKLTDESVPSNAHVTVNTVHVYGQEKTIILRDINIMNVQDALTPAQIQCDVAALVYDASNPKSFEYIARVYIKYFADSKIPVLIIANKSDLSEVKQEYLLQPVSFCKKYKLMPPQPYSISRTVRREIFVKLATMAAFPRFQGAWVLFYRDRHINQFGLMQGDSIVWWKAGLGIAVATVAGFVVMRVLNTEKR, encoded by the exons ATGGTTCAAAGGTCGGTCGCGCCTAAGCGCAATGTTAGGATTTTGTTGATCGGTGACCGCGGGGTCGGCAAGACGTCTCTAATTTTGTCGTTGGTCAGCGAAGAGTATGCCGAAGATGTGCCCTGCAAAGCAGAGGAAATCACGATACCGGCGGACGTTACGCCCGAACAAGTGCCCACGCACATTGTTGATTATTCAG CAGCGGAACAGACGGAGGATCAATTGTCTGATGAAATCCAAAAGGCACATGTAATTTGCGTTGTATATTCTGTAGTGGACGAGGATACATTAGATAGAACTGCTAAATACTGGTTACCAATGATCAGGCGATGTTCAACTAATAATCGTTGTCCGATTGTACTTGTGGGAAACAAAATAGACCTTGTTGATTATTCTACTATTGAG GCTGTATATCCTATAATGAAAGAATTTACTGAGATTGAGAGTTGTATCGAG TGTTCCGCCAAAACTTTGCAAAATGTATcagaaactttttattatgcacAAAGAGCTGTTTTACATCCTACCACACCATTGTACAATTATGATTCTCAAGAG CTCACAGAAGAATGTAAAACTGCTCtccaaagaatttttaag ataTGTGACCAGGATAACGATGGTCTACTAAACGATATGGAGCTTAATGCGTTTCAGCAATGGTGCTTTAACACTCCACTACAACCACAGGTTCTTGAAGATGTAAAAGCtgtattatcaaaaaatattcaggATGGAATTTGTAATGGATGTGTTACAATGAAAG GTTTCATGTACCTCCAGTGTTTGTTCATACAACGCGGACGAAATGAGACTACTTGGGCTGTATTGAGGAAATTCGGTTACGATAATGAGTTGCAAATGTCAAAAGATTATATAAATCCTCC ATTAAAGGTTCCCTCTGGCTGCACAACCGAGTTGTCTCACAAAGGTcaagaatttttaacgttattatttatgcaaCATGATAGAGATCACGACGGTGCTCTCTCACCACCAGAATTGGAATCGTTATTTTCAAGGTGCCTAACTCCACCATGGGGTGACGAGTACAAGCATACCGTGCCAACCAATGAAAAg GGTTGGCTTACGTTTCAAGGATATGTTTGTCAATGGGCGCTATTAACACTTACCAACGTGCGCAAAGCGTTAGAATATATGGCATACCTAGGctacaatatgtataataatgaatgTCAGACTAACGCAGTTTTAGTTACCCGCGAGAAAAAACTGGATTTGGCGAAAAAACAATCAAGCAGGAATGTGTACAGTTGTCACGTCATTGGTCCGAAGAGTAGCGGAAAAACGACATTATGCAGAACGTTTATTGATCCCAAGCTCGAG AAATTAACTGACGAGTCGGTACCATCAAATGCACATGTAACAGTAAATACGGTTCATGTGTACGGTCAGGAGAAGACAATAATATTGCGGgacataaatataatgaacGTTCAGGATGCTTTAACTCCAGCACAAATTCAATGCGACGTTGCAGCTCTCGTCTACGATGCTAGCAAtccaaaatcatttgaatATATCGCGCGAGTTTATATT aaatattttgcagaTAGTAAGATACCTGTTCTTATCATAGCAAATAAGAGCGATCTTTCTGAAGTGAAACAAGAGTACTTGCTGCAACCAGTAAGTTTTTGCAAAAAGTACAAACTGATGCCACCGCAACCCTACAGCATCTCTCGCACCGTACGACGCGAAATATTCGTTAAACTAGCAACAATGGCAGCTTTCCC CCGATTTCAAGGAGCATGGGTATTATTTTACAGAGACAG GCACATAAATCAATTTGGACTCATGCAAGGAGATTCCATTGTCTGGTGGAAAGCTGGTCTTGGAATTGCTGTCGCCACTGTTGCGGGCTTTGTGGTGATGCGTGTTTTGAACACAGAGAAAAGATAG